One Saimiri boliviensis isolate mSaiBol1 chromosome 17, mSaiBol1.pri, whole genome shotgun sequence genomic window carries:
- the CCL16 gene encoding C-C motif chemokine 16 gives MEVSEAALSLFVLILLITSASCSQPKVPHGVNTPPTCCLKYNEKVLPRRLVIAYKRAFNCYLPAIIFVTKKNREVCSNPNDDWVQEYIKDPDVPLLPSRNLATVDIVTAKNGQPKLLNSR, from the exons ATGGAGGTCTCCGAGGCTGCCCTGTCTCTCTTCGTCCTCATCCTCCTCATTACTTCTGCTTCTTGCAGCCAGCCAA AAGTTCCTCATGGCGTGAACACCCCACCCACCTGCTGCCTGAAGTATAACGAGAAAGTGTTGCCAAGGAGACTGGTGATTGCATACAAAAGAGCCTTCAACTGTTACCTGCCAGCAATCAT CTTCGTCACCAAAAAGAACCGAGAAGTTTGCAGCAACCCCAACGATGACTGGGTCCAAGAGTACATCAAGGATCCCGACGTGCCTTTGCTGCCCTCCAGGAACTTGGCCACAGTTGACATAGTTACAGCGAAGAATGGCCAACCCAAGCTCCTCAACTCCCGGTGA
- the CCL14 gene encoding C-C motif chemokine 14 isoform X2, with product MKVSAAGITFFFLITIALGDGEFKTEFSSGGPYQPTECCFAYTTHRIPRQRIVAYYGTNGQCSKPGIVFVTKRGKSICANPNDQWVQDYIKGMEEN from the exons ATGAAGGTCTCCGCGGCTGGCATTACCTTCTTCTTCCTCATCACCATCGCCCTAGGTGATGGTGAATTCAAGACTGAATTCTCCTCAG GGGGACCTTACCAACCCACGGAGTGCTGTTTCGCCTACACTACTCACAGGATCCCCCGTCAGCGGATTGTGGCTTATTATGGGACCAACGGCCAGTGCTCCAAGCCTGGAATTGT CTTCGTCACCAAAAGAGGCAAATCCATCTGCGCCAACCCCAATGACCAGTGGGTCCAGGACTATATCAAGGGCATGGAGGAGAACTGA
- the CCL14 gene encoding C-C motif chemokine 14 isoform X1 encodes MKVSAAGITFFFLITIALGDGEFKTEFSSEGAGSMAFKQPVVYPPQHPDAVSAGGPYQPTECCFAYTTHRIPRQRIVAYYGTNGQCSKPGIVFVTKRGKSICANPNDQWVQDYIKGMEEN; translated from the exons ATGAAGGTCTCCGCGGCTGGCATTACCTTCTTCTTCCTCATCACCATCGCCCTAGGTGATGGTGAATTCAAGACTGAATTCTCCTCAG AAGGAGCCGGCAGTATGGCCTTTAAGCAGCCAGTGGTTTACCCTCCTCAGCATCCCGATGCTGTCTCCGCAGGGGGACCTTACCAACCCACGGAGTGCTGTTTCGCCTACACTACTCACAGGATCCCCCGTCAGCGGATTGTGGCTTATTATGGGACCAACGGCCAGTGCTCCAAGCCTGGAATTGT CTTCGTCACCAAAAGAGGCAAATCCATCTGCGCCAACCCCAATGACCAGTGGGTCCAGGACTATATCAAGGGCATGGAGGAGAACTGA